A segment of the Leptospira barantonii genome:
TAGATTGCGTAACCGCCAGGAATCATCGGTAAAACCGCGGTGCACATTCCGGAAAAGTAATATACTCCCGTGGTTTTGATATAATAGTTCGGCATGTTCGCCACGAGCGTTCCCTTGATCACCTGATCGACATTCGCAAGATTTCCGGGTTCGATAGCCGGAGGAATCAACGGGAAGATGAAGTGTGTGAACTCCGCGAAACCGGGACCGATGAAAATAAACCAAGCGACGAAGCCCGCGATTCTTACCTTGTAAAACAGTCCCAATGTGGTTAACGTGTAGATGATCGGACCGACCATCATAAAAATCAGCATAAAACCGCTTTCGGTCCAGGGAATGTTAAACAATCGGCTCATGGCAGGACCGAAGCCGCTGAAAAATTCCTCGACTAAGTGAACCTGTAAACCCGCAACCGTTAAAACGAACAGGGGAAGAATCAACTTGGGTTCGATTGGATTCCAAAGATAGGTTCGATACCAGAGGATAAATCCGATGGTTCCTGAACCGCCGATGATGATGAGCGGAGGTATTCCGATGGTGCGATAGCACATAACGCATCCAAAAATAAGAACCGAGAGGGCTACTCCCGCGATTAAAAAACCGATTTTCTTTTCATGATTCATAGTTTGTCTCCTTCATTCTTGGAAAGAATCGAGGTTGGATAGATTTGTTTCGATTTGCTTCAATGTCTCGAGAGTGATTCGTAGATGTTCGGGTGAAATTCCTTTCGCCGCATTCGACATCAGTTCTTTTGCGATCGGGATCAACCGATCTTTCAGCTTTTTTCCTTTTGCGGAAAGATGTACGTGATTGACTCGTTTGTCTTCCGTCGAAGATTTTCTTTGAATCAATCCGTCCTCTTCCATCTTACTCAAAAAACGGGTCACTGTCGTTTTGTCTTTGATCGTCTTTTGCGATATTTCGTTTTGGGTGAGGCCGTCGTTTTCCCAAAGTCGGTTTAATATGATCCATTCTTCCGGTGTGATCGAATGACCTTGTTCGTTAAACCGACGTCGTAAATCCTGTCTCATCGCGATTCCACAACGATTGACTCTATATCCCAAAGTGTTTTCTATTTGGAACTCGCTCATATATGTAGTTGTATTATACAACTATTTGGGGGCGAGGTCAAATTCTTTTATCGAGTTTTTTAAACCGAAATGGAAATTTTTATTAAGTGTCACTCACCTAGAAGGGGCTCGAGGTGAGTCGTTTGTTAGGATTCGATCAGGCCCGCGCGAATCGCATACATCACAAGATCGGCTACCTTATGAAGATCCAATTTTTTCATGATATTCGCACGGTGAACCTTAACGGTTGCCGGAGAAATTCTCAGGATCTTTCCGATCGATTCGTTTGAATTTCCTTCCGCTACGAGTTTTAAAATTTCCCGTTCGCGATCCGAAAGAACGGAGAACGCTTTTTTAGCGTCTTGATTTTCTTCTCCCGGTTTACCACCCACAAAGCCGGATAAGAAATGAGCCGTGATGCCCGGACTCAAATACGTTTCCCCTTTGTGAACCGCTTCGATCGCACGCAGTAGATCGTTGCCCGCGTCGTCTTTCAAAACATAACCGTTGATCCCGAGTTCCAATAGTTTCTGAACGTATTCTTTGTTGTCGTGACGGGAAAGAATGATGGTGCGAATGGTCGGATAATACTTTCTCAGATTTTTTACGAGATCGATTCCACTCAGACCCGGCATGGAAATATCGGTGATCACCAAGTCGGGATTCAGTTTGCCGATTTGATCGAGCGCCTTTTCCGCGTCTCCCGATTCTCCGCAAATTTCAAAACCGGTTTGTCCGGATAAAATCATCTTAAGCCCTTCTCTAAGAATGGCGTGGTCATCAACTAAGAATATTTTCGTCACAGCAGGTTTCATATTTTTTTGGTGGATGTTGTTTTGTTTTTTTCCAAAGGAATTCGGATGATGAACTTAGTACCTTTTCCGGCGGAAGAATCAATCTTAAATTTTCCGTTTAAATCTTCCACTCTTCTTCGGATATTTTCAAGTCCAAAACCGGAAGACCTCGCTCTTACCTTTCTTTCCTGAAAACCGATTCCGTCGTCCTTTGCGTCCAAGGATAACTGCCTTCCTTTGACGTGGATCTTCAAAGAAATCTTTCTCGCTTGAGAATGTTTGATCGCGTTCTGAAAGATTTCTTGGACGATTCTAAAAACCTGATTGGCGATCGTCTGTTGAAGATCCGGTTTTAGGTTGAGGTC
Coding sequences within it:
- a CDS encoding MarR family winged helix-turn-helix transcriptional regulator, whose amino-acid sequence is MSEFQIENTLGYRVNRCGIAMRQDLRRRFNEQGHSITPEEWIILNRLWENDGLTQNEISQKTIKDKTTVTRFLSKMEEDGLIQRKSSTEDKRVNHVHLSAKGKKLKDRLIPIAKELMSNAAKGISPEHLRITLETLKQIETNLSNLDSFQE
- a CDS encoding response regulator, which codes for MKPAVTKIFLVDDHAILREGLKMILSGQTGFEICGESGDAEKALDQIGKLNPDLVITDISMPGLSGIDLVKNLRKYYPTIRTIILSRHDNKEYVQKLLELGINGYVLKDDAGNDLLRAIEAVHKGETYLSPGITAHFLSGFVGGKPGEENQDAKKAFSVLSDREREILKLVAEGNSNESIGKILRISPATVKVHRANIMKKLDLHKVADLVMYAIRAGLIES